One stretch of Pseudobacteriovorax antillogorgiicola DNA includes these proteins:
- a CDS encoding ATP-binding protein, with translation MKSIKNKIVASSLLGIFSVLVISSVMVALFSDNLITNFLNKGNEATNQFIGDFKQASQVTQNEIIEIYEEQARKKGLNLIAKDRMSLTTPFVDNQVLFIQEFISESLKLDDDIIFAAFYVVEGEDIRATKISTPQYPNGLPKGLKFNSDIDTWVGEDFEFEDGNLPGIIQRKTSGIEQVSFTYTTASGETRVVQAYDVATPVFEGEPDEIDDLMEEGEAVGYLRYVISLEKTNKFVQKTKDDLAKIIGKQEERTNTTREELIRLGKDSENQLFLALAGSAVLMTILGFAISAFVAGKISKPVTYLSKAAQEIASGHYESKVKKMSDDEIGQLCEIFENMRVQVKDFTENLQFMVDEKTKEIRFLLDNIDIAIFKIMPDKQLGDEYSKAAKQMFGDLKGKSTNEVFKALHSERTPEILDTMINEDDLTYEANSSLLPLSLKTKKNYLELSYSPHYGPEGQVSSVLVTVKDVTEVNKLKAKAEEEAEKGRFILNIASHGPENVRRFIKNEISLLEQSKDANKIQRILHTVKGNSLAYGFKDLGDHIHEFESKLQKIEGDEFVAKGQEYCQKTIMLYKGLEKTVNLYFPSSDSMGLHSRANLYLSAISELSINDNPHLQELRDIFYDKCYISFNEILDFVRKPLEPLSKRLKKPTPNLEFSDSFWLKREIEHNFRGVLNHIIRNALDHGIEEPKIRKKKGKDERGTLKFTFETKEGAGLITVQDDGAGIDLRKISERRSLSPDTTLNEIAREIFKAGFSTKDDVTEISGRGVGMDAVKVDIEELGGSIELKILSPRNGEETLQEMEEDTVPFAIIIGVPDAYIGNKNNPNNQLVA, from the coding sequence ATGAAGTCGATTAAGAATAAAATTGTAGCGTCCAGCCTTCTCGGCATCTTCTCCGTGTTGGTGATTTCATCAGTCATGGTCGCCCTATTCTCGGATAACCTCATCACGAACTTTCTTAATAAGGGCAATGAGGCCACCAATCAATTTATTGGTGACTTCAAACAGGCCTCTCAAGTCACTCAAAATGAAATCATCGAAATATACGAAGAGCAGGCTCGAAAGAAGGGCTTGAATCTTATCGCTAAAGATCGTATGTCCCTGACTACTCCATTTGTGGATAACCAGGTTCTATTCATCCAAGAATTCATCTCCGAATCTTTGAAGCTCGATGACGATATTATTTTTGCCGCATTCTATGTTGTGGAAGGGGAAGATATTCGGGCAACGAAAATATCGACGCCCCAGTACCCGAATGGCCTTCCCAAGGGTCTTAAGTTCAATTCTGATATCGATACTTGGGTAGGAGAAGACTTTGAGTTTGAAGACGGCAATCTTCCGGGGATCATTCAAAGGAAGACGAGCGGTATAGAGCAGGTAAGTTTTACCTATACCACAGCCTCCGGTGAAACGAGAGTCGTCCAAGCCTATGATGTAGCCACTCCTGTTTTCGAAGGAGAACCTGATGAAATCGATGACCTTATGGAAGAAGGTGAAGCAGTAGGCTATCTTCGCTATGTCATCTCTTTGGAAAAAACCAATAAGTTTGTGCAGAAAACCAAGGATGATCTAGCAAAGATTATTGGTAAGCAAGAGGAACGAACGAATACTACACGGGAAGAATTAATTCGCCTGGGTAAAGATAGCGAGAATCAGCTATTCCTTGCGCTAGCTGGTTCTGCAGTATTGATGACTATCTTGGGGTTTGCGATCTCGGCCTTCGTAGCTGGTAAAATCTCTAAACCGGTGACTTACCTTTCGAAAGCGGCTCAGGAAATTGCCAGTGGTCACTACGAATCTAAAGTGAAGAAAATGTCGGATGATGAAATTGGGCAGTTGTGTGAAATTTTTGAGAACATGCGTGTCCAGGTAAAAGACTTCACTGAAAATCTACAGTTCATGGTAGACGAAAAAACTAAGGAAATCCGGTTCCTTTTGGATAATATTGACATTGCAATCTTTAAAATCATGCCTGATAAGCAACTTGGTGACGAATACTCGAAGGCCGCTAAACAGATGTTTGGAGATCTGAAGGGTAAATCAACTAATGAAGTTTTTAAGGCACTTCATTCAGAACGAACTCCAGAAATTTTGGATACTATGATAAATGAAGATGATTTAACCTATGAAGCCAACTCATCACTTCTGCCACTTAGTTTGAAAACTAAAAAGAACTACTTGGAACTATCATACTCGCCGCACTATGGCCCCGAAGGCCAGGTTTCCTCTGTCCTAGTTACTGTGAAAGATGTGACTGAAGTTAATAAGCTCAAGGCAAAGGCGGAAGAAGAAGCAGAAAAAGGACGGTTTATTCTGAACATTGCCTCTCACGGGCCAGAGAATGTGAGGCGCTTCATAAAAAATGAGATTTCGTTGTTAGAGCAGAGCAAAGATGCAAATAAAATCCAGCGTATTTTACATACCGTAAAAGGCAATAGCCTCGCTTATGGGTTTAAGGACCTCGGCGATCATATTCACGAATTTGAATCAAAATTACAGAAGATCGAGGGTGATGAATTTGTTGCAAAAGGGCAGGAATATTGTCAGAAGACGATTATGTTATACAAAGGTCTTGAGAAGACAGTGAACCTCTACTTTCCGTCATCTGATTCAATGGGTTTACACTCCCGAGCAAACCTCTACCTATCGGCGATTTCAGAGCTATCCATCAATGACAATCCCCATCTCCAAGAGCTACGGGATATTTTTTATGATAAGTGCTATATCTCCTTTAACGAAATTCTTGACTTCGTCCGTAAGCCCCTTGAACCGCTTTCGAAACGGTTGAAAAAACCAACTCCAAATTTGGAATTCAGTGATTCTTTCTGGCTAAAAAGAGAAATTGAACATAACTTTAGGGGCGTTCTCAATCATATCATTCGTAACGCCTTAGACCATGGGATAGAAGAGCCAAAGATTAGAAAGAAGAAGGGCAAAGACGAACGGGGCACTTTAAAATTCACCTTTGAAACAAAGGAAGGCGCCGGGCTGATTACTGTGCAGGATGATGGGGCAGGGATCGATCTTAGAAAGATAAGCGAACGACGATCTCTTTCCCCTGATACGACTTTAAATGAGATCGCCCGTGAGATCTTCAAGGCAGGCTTCAGTACCAAAGATGATGTAACAGAGATTTCTGGCCGTGGCGTGGGTATGGATGCGGTCAAGGTTGATATTGAAGAGCTGGGTGGCTCCATTGAACTTAAGATTTTGAGCCCTCGCAATGGCGAAGAAACTCTCCAGGAAATGGAAGAAGATACTGTTCCATTTGCTATCATTATTGGTGTCCCGGATGCCTATATCGGCAATAAGAACAACCCCAACAATCAACTCGTTGCTTAA
- a CDS encoding ABC transporter substrate binding protein, translated as MKFSLLNILSWMMLLTMSQNLYGAEVMIVRSEGKDFEAFAKLLKQEMGADLDYGETVIDRDTEAKDLYNDHIKASKLVILLDNVAVAKAKELVAQDKKLPPMVATMALNLKKELDDIEGIAGVGYEVSGFTIVSELNKIIKKKIRKVKVLYRKSSSEELISDAKRYLKRENIELVTVNVEKGDQDDINDEVAKEVENASDSADALWVMLDSKLINKKTFVKVWIQESKKQSIPFLCGVEKFSLPPINMCAFSAYPNASGLAAHVSDMALSILDGDASPEDYGVEYMVSNDKVLNKEILERLNIKIKNRKVDGLRIVGED; from the coding sequence ATGAAGTTCTCACTTTTAAACATACTAAGCTGGATGATGTTGCTAACCATGTCCCAGAACCTTTACGGGGCTGAAGTTATGATTGTCCGAAGCGAAGGCAAAGATTTCGAGGCGTTCGCTAAATTACTCAAGCAAGAAATGGGAGCCGATCTTGACTACGGCGAGACTGTCATCGACCGCGATACCGAAGCGAAAGACTTGTACAACGACCACATCAAGGCAAGCAAGTTAGTTATCCTTCTCGACAATGTGGCCGTAGCGAAAGCTAAAGAGCTAGTGGCTCAGGATAAGAAGCTACCTCCGATGGTTGCAACGATGGCGCTCAATCTTAAGAAAGAGCTGGATGATATCGAAGGCATTGCGGGAGTTGGCTACGAAGTATCTGGTTTCACCATTGTGAGCGAGCTGAATAAAATCATCAAAAAGAAGATTAGAAAAGTTAAAGTTCTTTACCGAAAAAGCTCCTCTGAAGAACTGATTTCGGATGCGAAGCGCTACCTGAAGCGCGAGAATATCGAGCTGGTGACCGTAAATGTCGAAAAGGGCGATCAGGATGACATTAATGATGAGGTCGCTAAGGAAGTAGAAAATGCATCGGATAGTGCTGATGCCCTCTGGGTTATGCTTGATAGTAAGCTCATAAACAAGAAAACCTTCGTTAAGGTGTGGATACAGGAGTCTAAGAAGCAGAGCATCCCGTTCTTGTGTGGTGTAGAAAAGTTTTCGCTCCCACCAATTAATATGTGTGCCTTCTCCGCTTATCCTAACGCGTCGGGACTTGCTGCTCACGTATCGGATATGGCTCTTTCGATCCTTGATGGAGATGCAAGCCCAGAAGACTACGGAGTTGAGTACATGGTGTCCAATGACAAGGTTCTCAATAAAGAGATATTAGAACGACTGAATATAAAAATAAAGAACCGTAAGGTTGATGGATTGAGAATTGTTGGCGAAGACTAG
- a CDS encoding TonB-dependent receptor plug domain-containing protein, translating to MRTNSFAVAVMSLLFSWQAMAQEMSLSDILNLTVDSASNTSETLAQAPATMIVITRKDISDRGYKNVSEILDDLPGMEVSRSYGDTGIKNYMRGWRNAIGDPFLFMIDGVVMNHLYFNVVHNTITTVPLSNVKQIEVVYGPTSSVYGANAFMGVINVITNGPELAKAGETKTSYRGFLLGGELNRTIGDVTASYQGDGFNLQLTGRFDEGQLDYSNADRYEFLKEKYIEDRRIYGGFIDNPNLGGTRKSLFRNRAYDLRVYTEELEIGARHVLRDTGYGYQYPADKVQMNGRWALSESDVYLRFTKKVSDKVTSTTMVRHRESDVPNDSYFVDGYFSSSDNEFLTAFSYWYTYNESMTVTQDFDVKLSDSFSLVTGIKWERKNLQKAYNINGEAASGEPGGYEPVSTIDAGDYLYPQVQVEGDEPQNRILTQDKGAYVQSKYKIAKGHELNLGLRSDSNSEYDSSLTKRFAYVAMMDDFIFKLIYGEAYQEPTPRALYGAWGGSGSDPSLDPENSQTIEFTATHTTSSLTHLVSFFVANNSDTIVQTSAGATNLGKRTVQGIDYHITALIPVSFFKQFKVWGYFSHLLTADEEVFDSDGVKTGDKFIGDLARNKLMFGTQVNVSDFGISLRGRHIGPRDTVSSNPVNKLDAYTTLDTKLAFHDPYNKGITWAVQVENLTDTAYDHPGTREADAGTEPGVFDDTGAYSGGSQSYFNSVMPQPGRLVYASIQYDF from the coding sequence ATGAGGACCAACTCCTTCGCGGTCGCAGTGATGTCACTGCTCTTTTCCTGGCAAGCAATGGCCCAGGAAATGAGTCTGTCGGATATCCTGAACCTAACTGTTGATTCAGCATCGAACACTAGTGAAACATTAGCACAGGCTCCGGCTACGATGATTGTTATCACAAGGAAAGACATTTCCGATAGGGGCTACAAAAACGTTTCCGAAATTCTAGACGATTTGCCAGGAATGGAGGTTTCTCGATCCTATGGTGATACTGGAATTAAGAACTACATGCGTGGTTGGCGGAATGCGATCGGCGATCCGTTCCTATTCATGATCGACGGCGTTGTCATGAATCACCTTTATTTCAATGTTGTTCATAACACCATTACCACGGTTCCGCTATCAAACGTCAAACAAATTGAAGTTGTTTACGGCCCAACCTCTTCGGTATACGGTGCCAACGCCTTTATGGGGGTCATCAACGTTATTACCAATGGCCCCGAGCTTGCCAAGGCAGGAGAGACAAAAACATCCTATCGCGGCTTTCTTCTTGGTGGTGAGCTAAATAGGACTATCGGAGACGTCACCGCCTCCTATCAGGGAGATGGGTTCAATCTCCAGCTTACTGGGCGTTTTGATGAGGGGCAGCTTGATTACTCCAATGCCGATCGCTACGAATTCTTGAAAGAAAAGTATATAGAAGATCGACGAATCTATGGAGGTTTTATTGACAACCCAAATTTAGGTGGCACTAGAAAATCCCTCTTTAGAAACCGGGCCTATGATTTGAGGGTTTATACGGAAGAGTTGGAAATCGGTGCTCGGCATGTATTAAGAGATACAGGCTACGGTTATCAATATCCTGCTGACAAAGTTCAAATGAACGGACGCTGGGCGCTAAGTGAATCAGATGTCTACCTCCGGTTTACCAAAAAAGTTTCTGATAAGGTAACGTCCACGACTATGGTACGCCATCGGGAAAGCGATGTTCCCAATGACTCCTATTTCGTGGACGGCTACTTTAGTAGCTCCGATAATGAGTTCCTGACGGCATTTTCTTATTGGTACACTTATAACGAAAGTATGACTGTAACTCAGGACTTCGATGTCAAGCTGTCAGACAGTTTCTCTTTGGTAACAGGGATAAAGTGGGAGCGGAAGAACTTACAGAAAGCTTACAATATCAACGGTGAAGCCGCCTCTGGGGAGCCAGGGGGCTATGAGCCAGTTTCAACCATCGATGCAGGTGACTATCTGTACCCGCAGGTTCAAGTCGAAGGAGACGAACCTCAGAATAGAATCTTAACTCAGGATAAAGGGGCCTACGTTCAATCGAAGTACAAGATCGCTAAAGGTCATGAACTTAATTTGGGTCTTCGATCAGATAGTAATTCTGAATATGATTCCTCGTTGACTAAGCGTTTTGCCTATGTGGCAATGATGGATGACTTCATCTTTAAACTCATTTACGGCGAAGCATATCAAGAACCAACTCCACGGGCGCTTTATGGAGCTTGGGGAGGGTCAGGAAGTGATCCGAGCCTGGACCCCGAAAACTCTCAGACCATTGAATTTACAGCGACACACACAACAAGCTCTCTGACGCATCTCGTGAGTTTCTTTGTCGCCAACAATAGCGATACCATCGTTCAAACCAGTGCAGGCGCAACGAATCTAGGTAAGCGAACGGTACAAGGAATTGACTATCATATCACTGCATTGATTCCTGTTTCGTTCTTTAAGCAGTTCAAAGTATGGGGATACTTTTCGCACCTATTGACCGCTGACGAAGAAGTTTTCGATAGCGATGGAGTTAAGACCGGTGACAAGTTCATTGGTGACTTGGCTCGAAACAAGCTGATGTTCGGAACTCAGGTTAACGTTAGCGATTTCGGTATCAGCCTTCGCGGACGCCATATCGGGCCACGAGATACGGTATCATCAAACCCTGTGAATAAGCTCGATGCATACACAACACTTGATACAAAGCTTGCGTTCCACGATCCCTATAACAAGGGAATTACTTGGGCCGTTCAAGTTGAGAACCTAACAGATACGGCTTACGATCATCCAGGCACACGTGAAGCGGATGCGGGCACTGAGCCAGGAGTATTTGATGACACCGGAGCTTACTCAGGCGGGTCGCAATCATACTTTAACTCAGTAATGCCGCAGCCAGGACGCCTCGTGTATGCTTCCATTCAGTATGACTTTTAG
- a CDS encoding alpha/beta hydrolase family esterase — protein sequence MLPLFTMVCLLASSLSFGAQVVQIGPEDRTALLQLAEGPEKRPLVLVLHGFGMDAESIDQFFNARRGAEQVNYHALIPEGRVNQDGARFWAATDACCDFFGPEKSDTDVNYLMELVHEAVRSYPVRKNEIYIVGFSNGGFMANRLACEYSNVFEGVASFAGANYRDIAQCQPKRALSYLQVHGTVDAVIGYDGGSTPKAAYPSARATTDYWAGFNRCKNEIATSEAFELSQFNLDLNAGLPSDEELPQYFDPGNETDQLLFDNCRGRHQVALWTMNGLGHAPLYLENILVQALDFIAKPMVK from the coding sequence ATGTTACCCTTGTTTACGATGGTGTGCTTGTTGGCATCTAGCCTAAGTTTTGGCGCCCAAGTCGTCCAAATTGGTCCCGAGGATCGTACAGCGCTTCTGCAATTAGCTGAAGGACCAGAAAAGCGTCCTCTCGTTTTGGTTCTCCATGGTTTCGGGATGGATGCTGAGAGTATCGATCAATTTTTTAATGCCCGACGTGGGGCAGAACAAGTAAACTACCACGCACTGATTCCCGAAGGTCGGGTCAATCAAGACGGAGCACGGTTCTGGGCTGCAACTGATGCCTGTTGTGACTTTTTTGGTCCTGAAAAATCTGATACAGATGTGAACTACCTGATGGAGCTGGTTCACGAGGCCGTGAGAAGCTACCCCGTACGCAAGAATGAAATCTATATCGTGGGCTTTTCCAATGGAGGGTTCATGGCTAACAGGCTCGCGTGCGAGTATTCCAACGTCTTCGAAGGTGTTGCATCCTTTGCGGGAGCGAACTATCGAGACATCGCTCAGTGCCAGCCCAAGCGTGCACTTAGTTACCTTCAAGTCCATGGCACCGTTGATGCTGTGATTGGCTATGATGGTGGTTCGACACCTAAAGCTGCCTATCCTTCTGCACGAGCGACAACAGATTATTGGGCTGGCTTCAATCGATGCAAGAATGAAATAGCTACGTCTGAGGCCTTTGAGCTATCGCAGTTCAATCTTGATCTTAATGCCGGCTTGCCCAGTGATGAAGAGCTACCCCAATACTTTGATCCGGGGAATGAAACAGATCAACTCCTCTTCGACAATTGCCGAGGGCGGCACCAAGTAGCACTGTGGACTATGAATGGCCTTGGCCACGCGCCTTTATACCTTGAAAATATTCTGGTGCAGGCCCTGGATTTCATTGCAAAACCTATGGTGAAATAA
- a CDS encoding TonB-dependent receptor plug domain-containing protein, whose protein sequence is MGIKKIAIVFIGLCTIGKESLGKPYSERHVVTGSRIATTADEAPALVIKIPSDRLRAEGVARLGEFLANLPQTNFGSEVSDPDSNNPGFQGANLRGVGIDKTLVLLDGRRLPKSPGRNGVDLNTIPIAIIDRIEILLSSSSAVYGSDALAGVINIHSTKDFDHAEISSSLELTADGGGDRRQFDISYGFNSESFDAITSLSYLEQDALQQTERFWFDMFTASNGVPTSYQPENGVFVPFGGEEACPGSIVRRTQGVFCGFDLQPSLYYLAPEARLSLFQDIRYSLSSRSTFFGRFLVSRKDQDQEGLGSPLRGRTVGADRVNDLVEGGILPETVRDQNLAVQGRFADLPQRSETDIRDSALAVGHIWDWNATRWLETQISYGSYRQRNQRPKGYFLNDSMSDAIFTGSYDVFAVPGLRGDLSAETPIWSQERSSIWSLENTFHGRISNLLNSRAVSYVVGGSFQKESYSKDCEGRLADGLIFGLGCGVGSGERESSAVFTELEIPLSEVVVNLAARLDHHSDFGSAATPRLDTIWRPESGLFIRGGYSEGFKAPNLPELYDGSNSEQVGAIDYLRCREAQAASADADTLELLCEEPAQFSLNTSGNKDLREERSQSLHLGLGYLAAKWGLSVHGYYITIEDEIRFPDIEQVLLLESQGIAVDGVTVSRDADNASDPNALLSMSAGYLNISQTRTQGFDVSWYLEATESLGRLRWDSNLSYVLSYQSELLPGAGFQELVGQDQRPRWRAQQRVLTQWSGHSASFIINSLPAYKKADASAGSVDPFSTLDLVYQTTLPWDLSLELSAKNALRSTPPLDTTGGNDRGINGRLYDPRGTRYGLALRAKF, encoded by the coding sequence TTGGGTATCAAAAAAATCGCCATAGTATTTATAGGTCTCTGCACCATTGGCAAAGAATCGCTCGGAAAACCTTACTCAGAACGCCATGTGGTGACAGGGAGTCGGATTGCTACCACCGCCGATGAAGCACCTGCCCTCGTTATCAAAATTCCAAGTGATAGGTTGCGAGCAGAAGGGGTCGCAAGGCTTGGTGAATTTCTGGCGAACCTGCCTCAGACAAATTTTGGTAGTGAGGTGAGTGATCCGGACTCGAACAACCCTGGGTTCCAAGGCGCTAATTTAAGAGGAGTTGGAATCGACAAAACACTGGTTCTACTCGATGGCAGGCGCCTCCCCAAGAGTCCGGGCCGCAACGGAGTCGATCTCAATACTATCCCTATCGCGATCATCGATCGCATTGAAATCCTGCTCTCGTCAAGCTCCGCAGTCTACGGTTCCGACGCTCTCGCTGGAGTCATCAATATTCACAGCACAAAAGACTTCGACCACGCTGAGATAAGTTCATCCTTGGAGCTTACAGCCGATGGTGGTGGCGATCGCAGGCAGTTTGATATTAGCTATGGCTTCAACTCAGAATCCTTCGACGCCATCACAAGCCTAAGCTACCTGGAGCAAGATGCATTGCAGCAAACCGAGCGCTTCTGGTTTGATATGTTTACAGCAAGCAATGGCGTACCCACTTCCTATCAGCCTGAAAACGGGGTTTTCGTGCCTTTTGGTGGTGAAGAAGCTTGTCCCGGCTCCATAGTAAGACGAACTCAGGGAGTTTTTTGTGGATTCGATCTGCAACCATCCCTTTACTACCTTGCTCCTGAAGCTCGCCTGAGTCTATTCCAAGATATAAGGTATAGCTTATCCTCCCGTTCGACATTTTTTGGCCGTTTTCTAGTGAGCCGAAAGGATCAGGATCAGGAAGGTCTTGGCTCCCCACTTCGAGGCCGCACTGTGGGAGCAGATCGCGTAAACGACTTGGTAGAAGGCGGTATCCTTCCGGAAACCGTGAGAGATCAAAATCTTGCAGTGCAGGGTCGCTTTGCCGACCTTCCTCAACGAAGCGAAACAGACATTCGTGATAGCGCGCTGGCTGTAGGCCACATATGGGACTGGAATGCCACGCGCTGGCTAGAAACCCAGATTTCCTATGGCAGCTATCGGCAAAGGAACCAACGACCGAAGGGATATTTTTTAAATGACTCAATGTCCGATGCAATTTTCACCGGCTCTTATGATGTTTTCGCTGTCCCGGGCTTGCGAGGGGATCTTAGTGCTGAAACACCTATCTGGTCACAGGAACGATCCAGTATCTGGAGCCTTGAAAACACATTCCATGGTCGGATTAGTAATCTCCTGAACAGCAGAGCAGTCTCTTATGTCGTTGGAGGTTCTTTCCAGAAAGAGAGTTACAGCAAAGATTGCGAGGGCCGGCTCGCGGATGGCCTCATTTTCGGCCTGGGCTGCGGCGTTGGGTCAGGAGAGCGTGAATCTAGCGCTGTCTTTACCGAGCTTGAAATTCCCCTTTCCGAGGTCGTGGTCAATCTCGCAGCCAGACTGGATCATCATTCGGATTTTGGTTCTGCTGCAACTCCAAGGCTCGATACCATCTGGCGACCGGAGTCAGGACTATTTATCCGTGGAGGATACAGCGAGGGCTTTAAGGCCCCCAACCTACCCGAACTCTATGACGGCAGCAACAGTGAGCAGGTCGGAGCCATTGACTACCTCCGATGCCGGGAGGCTCAAGCCGCCAGCGCTGATGCAGATACACTGGAGCTGCTATGCGAAGAACCAGCTCAATTTTCGCTGAATACTAGCGGCAACAAAGATCTAAGAGAGGAACGGTCTCAGTCCCTCCACTTAGGCCTTGGCTACCTGGCAGCCAAGTGGGGTTTGAGCGTGCACGGCTACTATATTACGATTGAAGATGAAATTCGTTTTCCTGATATTGAACAAGTTCTACTTCTGGAGTCCCAAGGGATTGCGGTTGACGGTGTAACCGTAAGTCGTGATGCTGACAACGCCAGTGACCCCAATGCACTGCTTTCGATGAGTGCTGGCTACCTGAATATCAGCCAAACGAGAACCCAAGGTTTCGATGTCTCATGGTACTTGGAAGCAACGGAAAGTCTTGGGCGTTTGCGTTGGGATAGCAACCTATCTTATGTCTTAAGCTATCAGAGTGAGCTGCTTCCGGGAGCAGGTTTTCAAGAGTTGGTTGGGCAAGACCAAAGGCCAAGATGGCGAGCCCAGCAGAGAGTTCTAACACAATGGAGCGGCCATTCAGCAAGCTTTATCATAAACTCGCTTCCAGCATATAAGAAAGCCGATGCCAGTGCAGGCTCCGTCGATCCATTTTCAACCTTGGACCTCGTCTATCAAACAACGCTCCCGTGGGATCTCAGCCTAGAGCTAAGTGCTAAAAATGCTCTCCGCTCAACACCACCTCTAGACACCACGGGAGGTAACGATCGGGGAATAAATGGCCGGCTATACGACCCCCGAGGCACCCGATATGGCTTAGCATTGCGGGCAAAGTTCTGA
- a CDS encoding proline--tRNA ligase, with amino-acid sequence MRFSKLFSVTYKEAPREAELKNHQLLMRAGMIHQFGSGIFGLLPLGHRIVQKIIGVTREEINRIDGQEISMSAAVPKGIWEETGRYNAIDSSMFRFQDRHGQDMVLNMTHEEPVVDLVRNVINSYKNFPFSLYQFQTKFRDEARPRGGLIRLREFIMKDAYSFHTSEDDLRITYQKYFEAYHRIFTRLGFKDFIHVASDNGMFGGNYSHEFMLLTESGEDTLLICPSCEYKANKEVASSPLAKAGSAGKGIEEIETPDQKTIDELCAFLSIKPENTAKAVLFETVDEGEPVIAFIRGDRDVLQIKLETALRKPLKAAGDKAISTAGAVAGSTGPIGLNLDKAWVVVDPSLDVDGEYCTGANKTDYHLVNFSPRRDFLDQLSDAQKERVKIIDIAEIEGGDPCKECGASLETKRGIEIGNIFHLGTKYSEAMGFTYLDQNGKSQIPIMGCYGLGITRALGSIVEEQNDEFGMKLPITIAPFELHLMAINYKKDEVKEAADKLYDELKAAGIDVLMDDRDKKPGFQFKDADLIGIPIRLVVSPKLLAENQLELSHRSDPKQKERIDIKDAVSVLKAMIADEYKKFDPDYQAEAKN; translated from the coding sequence ATGCGATTTAGTAAATTATTCTCGGTAACATACAAGGAAGCACCACGAGAGGCTGAGCTTAAAAATCATCAGCTTTTAATGCGAGCTGGAATGATTCACCAGTTTGGATCGGGAATCTTCGGGCTTCTTCCGCTAGGGCATCGCATCGTACAAAAGATTATTGGTGTGACTAGGGAAGAGATCAACAGAATCGACGGACAAGAAATTTCCATGTCAGCAGCTGTTCCTAAGGGCATTTGGGAAGAGACTGGTCGGTATAACGCGATTGATAGCTCCATGTTCCGCTTTCAGGATCGACATGGCCAGGATATGGTCCTCAATATGACGCATGAGGAGCCTGTGGTCGATTTGGTACGAAATGTGATCAATAGCTACAAGAACTTTCCGTTCTCGCTTTACCAGTTTCAGACAAAATTTAGGGATGAGGCTCGCCCTCGCGGCGGATTGATCAGGCTTCGCGAGTTCATCATGAAGGATGCTTATAGCTTCCATACCAGCGAAGACGACTTGCGGATTACCTATCAGAAATACTTTGAAGCCTATCATCGTATTTTCACAAGGCTTGGCTTCAAAGATTTTATCCACGTAGCATCCGACAACGGGATGTTTGGTGGTAACTACTCCCATGAATTCATGCTGCTGACTGAGTCTGGAGAAGATACTCTTTTAATCTGCCCTTCCTGTGAGTACAAAGCCAATAAAGAGGTGGCAAGCTCGCCACTCGCCAAGGCGGGTTCGGCTGGTAAAGGGATTGAAGAGATCGAAACTCCAGATCAGAAAACTATCGATGAGCTTTGTGCCTTCTTGAGCATTAAGCCTGAAAACACTGCGAAGGCAGTGCTTTTCGAGACTGTCGATGAGGGCGAGCCAGTGATCGCATTTATCCGTGGCGATCGAGATGTCCTTCAGATCAAGCTTGAAACTGCACTCCGCAAGCCATTAAAAGCAGCCGGAGACAAGGCTATTAGTACAGCCGGAGCTGTCGCGGGTTCAACCGGGCCAATAGGTCTCAACCTCGACAAGGCATGGGTTGTGGTTGATCCCAGCTTGGATGTCGACGGCGAGTACTGCACTGGCGCTAACAAGACCGACTACCATCTGGTCAACTTTAGCCCTCGTCGGGACTTTCTTGATCAGTTGAGCGATGCTCAAAAAGAGCGGGTTAAGATTATCGACATTGCTGAAATCGAAGGGGGCGATCCATGCAAGGAATGCGGTGCCTCACTAGAAACGAAGCGTGGTATTGAAATCGGTAATATTTTCCACCTTGGCACCAAGTACAGTGAAGCCATGGGCTTTACCTATCTGGATCAAAATGGCAAAAGCCAGATTCCTATCATGGGCTGCTATGGGCTCGGTATCACCCGAGCGCTAGGCAGTATTGTTGAGGAGCAAAACGACGAGTTCGGAATGAAGTTACCGATCACCATCGCTCCGTTCGAGCTACACCTGATGGCGATCAACTACAAGAAAGACGAAGTCAAGGAAGCTGCGGATAAGCTGTACGACGAGCTAAAGGCTGCCGGTATCGATGTTCTCATGGATGATCGCGATAAGAAGCCTGGATTCCAATTCAAGGATGCCGATCTCATCGGGATCCCAATCCGTCTGGTTGTATCTCCGAAACTTCTTGCTGAAAACCAACTGGAACTCAGCCATCGAAGTGATCCAAAGCAGAAGGAGAGGATCGATATCAAGGATGCAGTCTCAGTACTGAAAGCTATGATTGCCGATGAGTACAAGAAGTTTGACCCTGACTATCAAGCGGAAGCTAAAAATTAA